Sequence from the Zeugodacus cucurbitae isolate PBARC_wt_2022May chromosome 5, idZeuCucr1.2, whole genome shotgun sequence genome:
CACTTGAAAAGGATCATATTAAGTTAAAGTCATTTAAGCCGGATACTAAATTCGAACCAAAGGGTGTACCAATGGAAATAAAAGAATGGGAGGCGCAAATGGAAGCGATAAAGGATGTAGAAAAaggtaaaaagaaaacaacaaaatcggATGAGCCTGAGAAGAAGTAATTTTTTAGcagcaaaaaatattagtatgtaaaacattttttttatcaaaattgtttttaaaatataatacttataaaattctatgtacatatttaattttatgtaacgatttaaaataaattgttaacttcgaaatcaaaaatatgcatatatgtatgtgtgtgtacataataaatgaaatatagtatggtattcaatataaaataaaaatatatctaatggAATCAGACAAAAATATCTTCTCAAAATATCACCTATTATAACTGCATATTGGTATGTATTtgaatatacatgtatgtatgtatattataatttataaattattaaattaatgccAGCTCTCAAACTATATCGGCAAGGTTGCACGAATACTTTCTAcggtattataaaaaaaattacttatagACCAGCTATTATCTTGTGCTTCATTTGCTTGTTCGACATCTTCATCTTCGGATGAGGGTGTGGGTATAATGCGATCAGCTGTAATAAATATTGCTTCATCCGCATcgcattcaaaatattttcttgtaaaAGATACATCAGCAGCTTGTGGTGATTGAACATCGCtctgaaatacatacatttgtacattgactacacatatatacaacagTTTATTTGCACTTTAGTGTTTTCTATTAACTAACCAGCAATTCCAAGCCAAAGAAATAACCAACTGGATGTATTTCCGGTACTGGACCAATATAACAAATAATGCAATTATAAAGTGTGTTATCAGTGCTATCGAAATGCCGACCCGATACACTAACTAAATGACCTGGCATTATGGTATTTAACCAGTCAGAACGCATTTCATCCTTTAAAAGTTGCAAGCGACGATTTGGTTCGGGTATGCTCACGATAAATGGCCACAATGCATCAGAGACTGGCAGTAAACAATCTTGCGTACATTGATATATGCGCGTTGTATTTGGTTCACGTAGTACTGGATCATAAACAAACACCTGTATTGTGGGCGTTGCATCTGTTTGTGGCTCTGATGCAATTTTTACGAGTGTGCCAGCAGCAACTGTATAATTCTGCACTTCTATTGTATCTTTTGAAGCGGTTTCAAGCTCATTACTTGCTGCAACAGATTGTAAACGTGATGTGCGTGCTAGCACTGCATATTTTGTAGCCATTTTCAACGTTTAAACTTTAAACTAATAAGAATAGCCCGCACAATTTAAATTACGCACAATAAATGCGAAATTTAGTTATAGAAAAGCCAATAAAAGAAACTTGATGCGTTTAATACAAGTTATTCATTTGCTCTATGTGCTCTATTTCTTTATTAGTGATGTAAAAGTCATACAAATAATCAATATACTTATCGATATATCTGTTTTGTTtgcgtaaatttaaaaataattaaacttttttttgttttttttaaacgcTAAAAATAGATTCATCAAAGTATTAAGATTTACTACCGAAATGCGGAGGCTTCAATGTTAAGAACACTATGTCTAATTTAGGGTCATCATAATCGTCTTGACAGATCAACAATTGACCGTCTAATGGAAAAATTtgcccgtgccagtgagacaaagaagtgccggtagtgtcgagaatatcgatgaggctcatttctggcttcgTCAGtatgcaaaatatgcgttattggtcacgcagcaatccacacgtattcCATGAGtgaccattgcatcccgaaaaactgcggtttatgggccagcggcgtcattgggccgtacttcttctgtgatgatcaagaccggcacgttaaaGTCAATGGGAATCGATAGCgatcaatgataaccgaatattaatGGTTCGAATTGgataatatggacttggacaatatgtggtttcaaCAGGACAGCGCCAAAAGCGAcatagcgaatgtcacaatcgatttattgacaATCAAGtatggtgaacgtgttatctcattAATATCACAAacctttttagttttatttaaaacttttttgtagCTCTTGTTGAGAAACTCTTtactatatatacaatatatataacattatagtaaaattttctttaattagaaaattaaaattttctttttatagcattggatatagaatattttgtttgttaaaatttagttttcaaattaaaaacagttattttACATTACTACTAATTCAACAAGGTTTCGATAAAATGTTAGGAGATTTATACTCTCATCCCTGATAAACACAGCTGatataagaataataaaagcaaatacaaaacaaaataaaatgtagaaaTCGGTATTGCCACTCtttggaaatttattaattcaacGTTAATTTCTGCGCGCGGAACCGGATATGGAAGCTGGCGCTGAGTATTAATATTAAACGATATGGAGAAAGTAAATTTCGAGCTACAAAGAGAAGAATCTATATAATTATGGcttcttaattaaattttgtttattttttggatCTTCGAATGCTTTTTATACTTTGAAAGTTCTAAATTAAAACATTTGCCTtcaaaatttgttcaaaaagttcatttacaacaaaactaatttatatacatgtatacgcATGTATaggtatatatgcaaatatgtatgtatgtttgtgtattaacatatttttgtatatttaaaagacATCTTCACTAGCAATCACCTTGCACATCAGCGACATGCCGCCGATCAGCACGCTCTCCCGTACCTTCGTAAGAGCTCGTTAGCTTTTGTTGCTCTCATTAGCTACTTTTAGCTAGCAGTCACTACAATTGGATCGCGCTCGCCTTTAGTTCTTGCCACGGATATCAGCTCAGTCTTTAACCGCTACGCCAAGTATAACGTTCGTTAAAAGTACTTGAAATTAGGTTTCGTAAAAAATGCttcgattttaataaatttatttcacgcatatatatttatgtagatatatacgagtatctaaatatttaatttttattgtttttttttgtgtgacgcgTGTCttgttcattatatttttttctaatatgcGCGTGTGAATAATTACTTGTCGAGTGTTTCGTTATTATTATGAATTGACAATCAAAATAGTGGCGCCTGTCCGTTGTGTTGTGGGTCACATTTGAAAGttaaatatcatattatttCGTATGACATTAGTTGTGctcaaagtgtgtgtgtgcgtgtgttggcgCTATagtttaattatgaaaaatgaaaacgtatgtgatgtataaatttttttgaccgcTAAGTTTTTGGCGACAGCAATCAATGTCATTTGAGTGGGTGTAAAAAGtgcgcgtgtatgtgtgtgtgtacatacatacagtacatAAAACtgtcacaaaatatattttctgaaactTGTTTTATTCGTTGATTGATATTTGAGGAAAAGTGCCAAAtagatttcaaattcaaattcaaatgcatatattatatacggaatcaaaatcgatttttctaaCAAATATCGTTTTTTTATTACGCACATAAAGATCAAAGCGTAATTACGTGTAAAAATACGTTGTGATGTAattgaaacaatatttattattgaaaaaaaaaatgaattaagcaaaagaatatttttattatttcgcaaaataaaacaacaacataaaacatttgttctaaaaaatcCATAGCCGGTAAAGTTTCGAACGGAAGTATAGATAACggtaagtaaataataaatatttagaaataattatttgtttcttGACTACATCTTTTAGTTATAAAATCCGACACTAGATCtgaatattttggttttttaattttttttttttgaataatttcgtTCATTATTGAATAAGCAAaaccaaacacaaaaacaactaaaaacgaAATCAAATAATAGACAATTAAGCTTCGAAATCcccaattttgaaaatttgttcaatttaaaaaaattattattttcgaataaatCAATCGGAGAAATATTAAacttgaatttcgaaaattgttcgatttaaaatataataatttttgaaaaaatcgaagaaatatGACAATTTAACTTCGTAATCgtcaattttgaaaataattcgatttaacaaatacatatttcgaaaaaatcaaagtaagaaatatgaattttgaatttcgaaaattgttcgatttaaaaaattatcatttttgtaataaattaatcgaagaaaaattaaacttgAATTTCGAATATTGTtcgatttataataataattttcgaaaaaatcaatCGAAGAAATATGGAATTCGAAAATGgtttgatttataatacaaaaatttcgaaaattgttcgatttataatgtaataataaaaaaagaagaaatattcgaaaaaattgttcgatttaaaaaataattatttttgaaaatatgaatcgaagaaatattaaacttgaatttcgaaaattgttatattaaaaaaacaataatttttgaaaaaagttaatcgaagaaatattaaaattgaacttcgaaatttgattaataatacatataattatttttgaaacaaattaattgaagaaatattAATCTTAAATTAAGATAATTGTTCGATttctaatctaatatttaaaaaaaatcaatggaagaaatatgAATctagaatttcgaaaattattcgattaataacataataatttaaaaaaaataataaaattgaactacgaaaattgtttgatttataatataattatttttgaaacaaattaattgaagaaatattaatcttaaattaagataattgttcgatttataatataatatttaaaaaaaatcaaaggaaGAAATATGAATgtagaatttcgaaaattattcgattaataacataataattaaaaaaaaatcgaagaaatgAGAAACTTATCCCTTTAATACGCAAATTGGTActttttcccaatttttttttaataaaatgctccagttattgattttttttttaaatcaataaaaaagttCTGTTTTCTGGTCCTTGGTTCAAACTGTATACTTTCTTTTAAGTAAACACGAAAATACTGTCTTCAAAAACTGCTTTACCTACATGACCATTCAATTCAACTCtggtttgaaattattatatttaaattacaaataaaaaaaataaaatattttaaacattaacACTATCATTAAAGCTTATGATTTTAAATTAGCTTAAAAGCAGctctcattaaaatatattaaagggACATTTAAGGACCATTagacgattttcgtgaattaaaaaaaaaagtactcGATCCAGTGTTTCGAAGTTATTTTTGGGCATAATAAGGTagattttcagctatattttaagatgtttccttttataaaaatattgaaaaatatcagagttatgtgctgtcttcgaaGGTGCCAAAAAACAAGactattttcaaccaatcaaaaagatatgttcaagaatactcagtttcaatttgaagtcaatcggtaaatttctcgttgagttatgatattaaatatttgaaaaatgtcgtttcgagaaaaacgcgtttaaagtttcaactataGAACGCTgctattcaaaaactattcaagatacgaccttgctgatttcacaggatatttttgaaagtatacatttttttaaaacttttttttaagtgtcacactggtatagcctttTAACACTACCCTAGTTGATCTCACTTTGAAATAAAATGTGCACTTCAGCTGTTGAATGCTAAAAAgtccatatatatattcacattgCACTACAATCACGCACATAAACTTCCAAATCTAATTTAAGCACTGAATATTTACTTAGCACAAATTATTATccttatgaaatattaaatctaTTTGATATTTACACGCTCTAAGCGCCAATAAATTGTATGACACTTATATAAACTATTTATCTTGTAAACAAAGTCAGCAGttttattgaattcaataaatttaaaagagaGAAATTGAACACACGACCTACACACATCTAACACTTTATACAGGCAGCTGTGAAACCGCGAAATGCGCGTTTTTATAGTTCAAACAGCTTGTACTCGCGTCCCTGTTGGCATATGACTCACAAAATTCTTAAGTAAATTCACTTCAAATAGTAATATTATTTTCGGTTTCAATACAACGcaaaatattactaaaactaTGCAATTTGTTTAGACACTTGAGCTGTGCTATAAATTATACCTGAGGACAAGGATTTTCGATAGCCAGCATATGGAGGCACTTGtcgaaatttaaacaaaaacgtACGTTGAGCGCATGTTGGCACGCGTGAAAATGCATTCACATGACGTTGCCGAATAAATGTTCGCATAAATTACTAGCGTTTTCAATTGTACAAAGCACCCATGAAATATGCATATTAATAGcgttttcaaattgtttgcaaaatattgGAATTAACATGCCAGAGCACGgaaaaaaatgccaaataaattttacttttcaaatcgCAAACAATATCTCAAAgcgatatattatttataatataaatacgaGTATAGGCATGTGTGTGCAAAAAAGTATCGTACGTTCGATAAATAAATCGACTGTAGACGCCAGGTATAAGTCGTGTTCTCAtgcttttaaatttataattgtattcaaaattgttttcaaatgcTGCATTAAGATAAAATTTTAGCTGAGGCGcaacaaatttttcaataataataaaaatatctctaaaaatatgtgtgtgcaatagttttaatgtaaaatttcaattacattCAATTGGCTTAAAATTGAATGTGTGCAAAATCGTAGTGAATTGCTggaaagctataaaatataatcgtatataaaaatatttatatttatgtttacattCTAAGGTATTGTAGGCACACTTCAAAAGAAAATAGataaactatatataatataaatcacGATTTAATTATTTGGCGTTTAGCCAAAATGTGCTTTTTATTGGGACGCTTAGCGTATATGAACTTAAATGAACGTAAAGCCAAGAACGTAAGCAGGCTGTGTTTATTTGTTCTTCACACAAGttttttaaaaaagatttttgataatttcgattttttacatTCGTTGcagaaataataaatgataaattgCTGGGTTCTTCCTCTTCTTACTAAACAAAAACCTAAGTAAACAAAACGATGTTGGAACAGTTGAAAGAGAGAACCTCCATTTGATTCCCTACTATAAAACACCTCCGAGTATTACGTGGAACATTTTTAGACAGCCGTGGTGTTTCTATCTTTATAGACAACCTACTCTAAACAAcatattaaggcagtagtctgctttacagacttcaaaaaatcgattttttgttttgttttaaatctcttccaaaactatccaagaatatgtctttaaaattccagaggccaattcgacatgtTTTctaagctagagcagttttagtggccgagcgtcgagcaggtgcgaatgctcagacagacctttaaagcgcgttttgtcgagttttcattttcacaagtgttagaaaacggtgccggctatagcaaaaataatatatatccgatcgaaaaaaaaaaaacaaagtgatctagcttcagtattaaattatcttctatttgaactaaaaaagttggacaaaagtattatttaaactacatacttgttttgcaacttaaagtcaaatttttttcttaaaaaagtgtatttttttttttcaaactttgaaaaaatttggaattttataacttcttcggtacttttttagttcataaagaaaagaaacttataacgCACGACCTctatcaccggcaccgatttacaagtacactatcgtcttaaaattccgtagaccgcaatcatttccttccctttaaaaaaaaattgctaaaaaaaaactttttttcggcttctaaagcagactactgccttaatctCTTCATCATCATTGGCTCTGCTGATGTTTGTGAGCTTTGGTCTGCTGTGACTTTCCAGTTTTTCAGTCGGAGTTTCTTCAGAACTACGTTAATTTCGTCCCTCCATCTCTATTTAGCCTTCCGTTTGCTTTGACGGAGAATGCTTTCGCGTCCATCCATTCCGCCTTAGCCATTCCAATTCTGACTGCGCCGGAAAGTTTTCGGAGACTTTTTTTATTCATCCACATTTCCTTTAATTTAATACAGACCTAAAGCTTTCCTATATGGCTTTAACGTTGGCAAAAAGATTGTTTTAAGTGATATGTAGTGATTTTCCTAGTTAAAATAAACTAACTAAGAAAATTATTCCTTAAGTTCCAACCTTAATCTACTCCATTAAGCTATTTCTCCATTATAGCCAAATTTTTCGTATTCTTTTCTTTCCATGTCTCTCATATTCATTGACTAAGGAGATCATCTATGTGTTACATTTAGAGAGTTAAGTTTGTTAAAGAATACACCGACTGGTTACCTGAATTTTGTCAATGATACTTATAAGACTATATATCAAAGTAGTTCAcatcattttcaataaaaacaagattgaatatttagaaGTATTTCGTGTCTAGAAAAACTGAGGACCTAGAATATATTCTCGACTAAAAGCTTccattacaattttcaaatagtattaaatatttataaagagcattaaaaagtattatataacATCTACGACTCTATCTCTCAGAATGTTAGACCAGGCATTATGAAAATTGTACAAAGAACCGTGCAAAAGTGTTACCCTGTACAGGTATTTGTATACTATACGAGTACACATttctaaaaaacacaaaaatacacTTTATAGCTTGTTaaggaaaacaataaaaatacgataaaaataacaaaaacaccgCCACAAGCACTTCCaagttttatgcaaatattttcgccGGAAACAATTTAACATGAAATTCATTAGCGTATGCGGTTCACAAACTTTTCTGATATTCACAAAATGATAtgagtgtattttttttttaattcagtttCACAACCAGATCGATGTATTCGAGGTTAAGTCGAAGttatatttctcaaattttttatgtatactTAAATTAAAGAGTCATTGTAATAATGCTATGAATACAGTCTCCATCATGAGCTATTTCGAAATCTATAAAGTAAAATACAGTTTATAATTAGCACTAATCCGGATTGAGACCTTAATATTGGTCTTTAAATGCAAGCAGTCAGTTTGAATGGTTGTTCTACAAGTACGTTTTTGATTACGGagtgcgttcaaaaaataacgggaattttcgttttttgaaacaaatatttattaatttgtcttcattaatgttgtcgcttttaaaagttttttgaaataaaacaagaaaaaacgttaacttcggctgtaccgaagctaatatacccttcacaggtgcatttcttttagtaactatgtgtttaaacaaatctaaagacgtaagaaaggttatatagttaaccgatctgaacaatttcttcggattttatattattaccttaagcagtaatccatgtcaaatttcgttaagataccacgtcaaatgcgaaaatttcccatacaagccattgattccgatcttTCAGTTTGcaggcagctatatgctatagtgaaccgatctgaacaattttttcggagataaaattttttctatgagcaataactcacaccaaatttcgtgaagatatattgtaaaatgcggaagttttccatacaagcccttgattccgatcgttcagtttgtatggcagctatatgatatagaggtccgatatcggcagttccgacaagtaagcagcttcttgaagagaaaataacatctggaaaatttcaaaacgatatcttaaaaactgaaggactagttcgta
This genomic interval carries:
- the LOC105216227 gene encoding uncharacterized protein LOC105216227; this translates as MATKYAVLARTSRLQSVAASNELETASKDTIEVQNYTVAAGTLVKIASEPQTDATPTIQVFVYDPVLREPNTTRIYQCTQDCLLPVSDALWPFIVSIPEPNRRLQLLKDEMRSDWLNTIMPGHLVSVSGRHFDSTDNTLYNCIICYIGPVPEIHPVGYFFGLELLSDVQSPQAADVSFTRKYFECDADEAIFITADRIIPTPSSEDEDVEQANEAQDNSWSISNFFYNTVESIRATLPI